The Kogia breviceps isolate mKogBre1 chromosome 4, mKogBre1 haplotype 1, whole genome shotgun sequence genome window below encodes:
- the ZNF692 gene encoding zinc finger protein 692 isoform X13 translates to MRAGGGAQALVLMAASPADASRRRREKRRQLDARRSKCRIRLGGHMEQWCLLKEQLGFSLHSQLAKFLLDRYTSSGCMLCAGPEPVAPKGLQYLVLLSHVHSRECSLVPGLRGPGGRDGGLVWECSAGHTFSWGPSSGSTSPEDPNPVPLASTGQRSWCPEARSGPEPTGLESKHDERTEEARLPRGVGPPPEAFPSVGEEDGEEEDEDEEEMLSDASPWTYSSSPDDSEPDAPRPPPSPVPHTLKDGEIPPAPAAVPTPLASPSSSASSLGSGAPLPVEGRIQPELSGTPQADQQTEPQASPGSQAQSALASAWDEDTAQIGPKRIRKAAKRELLPCDFPGCGRIFSNRQYLNHHKKYQHIHQKSFSCPEPACGKSFNFKKHLKEHVKLHSATWSSTGASTLERNPCSVRSAGSPAARRRP, encoded by the exons ATGAGGGCGGGTGGGGGCGCTCAG GCCCTGGTACTCATGGCTGCCTCCCCTGCGGACGCGTCCCGCAGGCGGCGAGAGAAGCGGCGGCAGCTGGATGCGCGCCGCAGCAAGTGCCGCATCCGCCTGGGCGGCCACATGGAACAGTGGTGCCTCCTCAAGGAGCAGCTGGGCTTCTCCCTGCACTCGCAGCTGGCCAAGTTCCTGCTGGACCG GTACACTTCTTCAGGCTGCATGCTTTGTGCAG GTCCTGAGCCTGTGGCCCCCAAGGGTCTGCAGTATCTGGTGCTCCTGTCTCATGTTCACAGTCGAGAGTGCAGCCTGGTGCCTGGGCTGCGGGGACCTGGGGGCCGAGATGGGGGGCTTGTGTGGGAGTGCTCAGCCGGCCACACCTTCTCCTGGGGCCCCTCTTCAGGCTCCACATCTCCAGAGGATCCCAATCCGGTCCCCCTTGCAAGTACTGGCCAGAGAAGCTGGTGCCCAGAAGCCAGGAGTGGGCCGGAGCCCACAG GTTTGGAATCTAAGCATGATGAGAGGACTGAGGAGGCCAGGTTGCCCAG AGGGGTGGGACCCCCGCCGGAGGCCTTCCCATCTGTAGGAGAAGAAGACGGGGAAGAGGAAGATGAGGATGAAGAGGAGATGCTCAGTGATGCCAGCCCGTGGACCTACAGCTCCTCCCCAGATGA CAGTGAGCCAGATGCCCCCAGaccacccccttcccctgtcCCCCATACACTTAAGGATGGGGAGAtacccccagcccctgcagcTGTCCCAACTCCTCTTGCTTCGCCATCCTCATCAGCATCCTCATTGGGTTCTGGAGCTCCTCTGCCTGTGGAAGGCAGGATACAGCCAGAGCTCAGTGGGACCCCTCAAGCAGACCAGCAGACTGAGCCCCAGGCCAG CCCTGGGAGTCAGGCTCAGTCTGCTCTGGCCTCGGCATGGGATGAGGACACTGCTCAGATTGGCCCCAAGAGAATTAG GAAAGCTGCCAAAAGGGAGCTGCTGCCCTGTGACTTCCCTGGCTGCGGAAGGATCTTCTCAAACCGGCAGTATTTGAAT CACCACAAGAAGTACCAGCACATCCACCAAAAGTCCTTCTCCTGCCCAGAGCCGGCCTGTGGGAAGTCCTTCAACTTTAAGAAACACCTGAAGGAGCATGTGAAGCTGCACAGTG CAACTTGGTCATCCACCGGCGcatccacactggagagaaacccctGCA GTGTGAGATCTGCGGGTTCACCTGCCGCCAGAAGGCGTCCCTGA